CCTCTTCCAACGGCAGCCCGGCCTCCTCCGCGGCCTCGATCACGGCCGACGCCAGCGGGTGCCGCGAGTAGCGTTCCAGGCTCGCCACGGCCGTTAGCACTTCGTCCCGGCCGAAGCCCGGCGCCAGGACCGCCTCGGTCAGCTTCGGCTTCCCATAGGTGAGCGTCCCCGTCTTGTCGAAAACGGCGACCTGGCAGTCGTCAAGCTTCTCCAGCACGGCCGGATCCTTCACGACGATGCCCCGCCGCGCCGCCAGCGAGACGGCGCCGATGATCGCCACCGGGATCCCGATCAGCAGCGGACAGGGCGTCGCCACGACGAGGACGCCCAGGAACCGTGAGGCGTCGCCGCTGAGCGCCCAGGCGGCGAGCGCCACGCCGATCGCCAGCGGCGTGTAAAACGCGCCCAACTGGTCGGCCAGCCGACGCAGCCGAGGCCGCCGCCGCTCGGACTCGCGCATGACTTCCATGATCTGGGCGTATCGCGAGTCCACGGCCGTCTTCTCGGCCCGGATCGTCAGCGCGCCGACGCCGTTGACGGCCCCGGAGAGGACGGACGCCCCCTCCGCCTTGGGGAGCAGATAAGGCTCGCCCGTCAGGTAAGACTCGTTCATCGTGCTCCGGCCTTCCAGCACGACGCCGTCGACGGGGCACGTCTCATGCGGGAAGACGACCAGCGAGTCGCCGACCGCCACGTCGGCCAGGGGCACGTCGACCACCTCGCCGTCCTGCCGGTGGTGGGCGAGCGTCGGCATCCGCTTCGCCAGAGCCTCCAGGGCGAACGAGGCCCGCCGGACGGCGTAGGCCTCCAACGCCTGTCCTCCCGACAGCATCAGCACCACGATCGTCCCGGCGAGATACTCCCCCAGGACGACCGACGTCACGATGGAGAGCGCCGCCAGCAGGTCGGAGCTGAACTCGAAACGGATCAGCCGACCCGCCAGATCCAGGACGAGCGGAATTCCGCACGCCAGCGCGACGAGCAACGGCACGGTCGGCCACGGGACGCCGAAGACCGTTCCCTCCACGCCGATCCCGAACCTCAACAGCAGGTGGAGCCCGATCGCCGTCAGCGCGACGACGGCGACGACGATCTCCTTGCTCGGTGGTCGAATCATGCCCAACCTCGACCGAATGCGATCCGCCTCGATAGGGTCATCATCGCACCCGATCCAGGCTCTCGCCAGCGGCCGCCGCCCGCCGATGTTGCGGCCATCCCGGACGCGGACGATTCAACCTGCGCGTCGCCCCCAGGCGAGGCCGGCCGCCGCGAGCGTCAGGCCGATCACGGCCGAGACGATGGACGCCGGTTCGGGGGTCGGCGTGCCGAGGAAGGGGTGGAACGTCGAGTCGGCGGCGCCGAGATACTCGCCGACGATCGAACCCTGGGAATTGATCCCGTAGACATACGTCCCCAGAGCGTTGGACGCGTCGATGGTCGTGATGTTGCCGCCGACGTTCAGGAAGCCGTGGGCGACGCCGTTCGCGTCGACGTAGTAGCCCACGATCTGCCCGAGTTGGTTGATCCCCATGGCGTGAGTCTCCGTCGCGCCGGCGACCGTGATCGTGTCGAACGTGCCGTCGGGATGGTACACGAAGCCGTGGTAGAAGCCGTCCATCCCCAGGTACGAGCCGACCATGTCCCCCTTGTCGTTGATCCCGGAGAGGGTCGTGTCGGCCCCCACGTCGATCTGCTTGTACGTCAGCCCGTCCACGATGAAGCCGTGACGCCCGCCTCGAGTGCCTTCAAAAAGCCCGACGATCTGGCCCAGGTTGTTGACGCCCAGGGCCTGGGTGTATCGGGAGTCTGGGATCTCCAGGCCGTTGATCACGCCGCCGTCGATCCGGAAGCCCCCCGGGTTCGAATCGAACGGCAGATAGTAGAACCCGACCATCGAGCCGAGGTTGTTGATCCCCGCGACGCTCGTCCCGGTGAACAGGCTGTAGGAGATCGAGGTGTAGCCGCCGCCCGAGTACAGAAAGCCGTTGGATGCGCCTCCCGATGTCACGTAGTTCCCCACGACGTCGCCCTGGTCGTTGATCCCGTAAGCGGTCCCGACGTTCGACCCGAAGGGGACCAACGTGGTGTAGAAGTAATCCGCCCGGCTACGCCCCGTCCATGACAGCAGTACACAGAACGCCACCGCCGCCGAAACGCCGCGCATATCCGGCACCCTCCTGAACATTCGAGAGCATCACTCAATTCCATGGTATTGGAATCGAGCGAGGCGACGACGTCCAGGATTTACCCCAATTGCCCAACCCGCAACGTCACATGCTGTCGTCAGAGCCGGGGAGGCTCGGCGGGCTTCATCTCGGCGGACTTGTTCATCGCCTTCTTCTTGGCGGCGGCCGATTCGTCGCGAGGACGGGGAGGCTGGAGGTAGGCCTCGACAGGCTTGAATCCGAGGGGGTTCTTCAACTCCCGGGCGGCCAGGAGCGCCCAGGGGGTTTCGGGGTGCTCGTCGACGACCCGCTGGAGGAGAGCCTGGGCCTCCTTGGCGGCGGCGGCGGCCTTGTCGCTGTAGCGGATCTGGGCGTCGGGGACGAATCGCCAGGCGTTGGACTTGGAATTCTGGAACTTGGGCGGATCTTTCACCAACTGGGCGCAGGCGAAGTTGTATTCGTAGCAGCGGACCTTCATGGCCAGGAGCCGGCCGCGGATCAGGTCGAAGTGGGCCTGCCAGCGCCGGGATGTCTCGCGGTCGCGATACTTGACGACGGCGTTGATGGGGGCGATGGCCTCGTCCACCGTGTACGCGGTCCGCTCGGCGATCACCTGGTTGTTCTGGAGAACGTCCTTGAAGTTGGGAGCGTCGATCGGCGGGAAGATCAGGGTGGGCATCCCCGGGAGGTTCTGCTGGGTGATCAGCGAGGCGTCGATCACGGCCCGGCGCAGGGGGGACCGCGAGACGTCGGCCTCATAGGCCCGCTTCGATTCCCAGTCGGGCCGGTATTCCTTCATCACGGAGGCGTCGAAGCCCATCTTGGCGCCGTCGAACCGAGAGACGAAGTAGATGCCGCCGGTGGCGCTGGCCAGCCGCGAGAGCCCCCAGGGGCCGAAGCCCGATTCCAGGACGTCGTACTGGGGGCCGCCGTACCAGAAGGGGAGGCGGATCTGCTCGATCGCGACGCTCTCCGGCCCGGCGTCGACCTTCAGGCCGCGGAACATCTGCTTGGTCTTGGGGTCGTAGTAGTCCATCTCGCGCTGAGCGCGGCCGAAGAGGGCCTGCGAGCCCAGGACGTAGACGGGGACCTCACGCTTGACGGCGGCCTCGATGGTCGGTTCCAGCTTCTCCTGGTCGTCGCCGACCTCGTCGGTGACGACGATGACCATCAGGTTGTACGAGTCCCCCTTGGACGACTTGTAGCGGCCGAACTTGGTGACGATCTCGGCGACGGTCCCGAAGGTGTGCTCCTCGCCGGACGTGTCGGCCTGGATCGACGCGATAGCCTCGCGGACGAGGGAGACGTCGCCCGTCGGCTTGGGGGTCATCGCCTTGCGGGCCTGGCCGAAGGCGACGACCGTGGTGAGCAGCCCGTCGTCGGCGGCCAGCCGGTTCGCGTCAAGCTGGTTGATGTGGGTGTAGATCGTCTCAATGTGCTTGGCCAGCCGCTTGCGCTCGGCCTCCAGGCTGAGCGAGGCGTCGAACGCCCAGGCGACGAGGGTCCGACCCTGTTCCAGACGGCGGACGATCTCCACGGCGATCCGGTCAACGGCCCCTTCCACGCCGGTCACGTGTTCGGCGCCGTTCCCCTCGATCGCGAAGTTCTTGCCGAGGGTCATCGCCGAGGGGGCGATCATGTCCATCGCCCGGGTCAGGTCGCGACGCCCCATGTCGAGGGCCGCCAGCGCCTCGTCGGCCGTGGCTGGGCTCGCCGCCGAGGCCGCCCCTTGCACGTTCGAGGTCGCCAGGATCGGCGCGAACGACCCGGAGGCCTCCAGCACCGGCCGCTCATCGCTCTGGTCGATGTCCTGAAGCGTCGAATCCGTCTTCAGCGGCTCGAGCGCCGACGGCTCGTAAACCTCGGACGAGAACGTGGTTTGGGCGACCTCGTGCACCTGATGCCCGGCGAATGCCAGGCCGGCCAGGAACAGCGCGTGGATCGTCAGGCTGATGAGCCCGGCCGTCACCGTCGTCGTCGACCGCGTCGACTCCGACGAACCCAACCGCTCCGCCCAGCCTCTCAGGAAATCGCCGAGCTTGACCTTGTCGAGCATGCCCGCAAGCTCCGCCGATCGCATCGGGGAAGAACGCCCGTACTCAAGCCTGAATTCAGAAAGGAGGTGGCCTCCAGCCTGCCTCGCACCGCCCCGGGACGCAACCCCGCATTAGGAAATTCGGCGCAGCGCCGTTTTCGTGACGCCATTCCCGGCGATTTCTTTTGATTTCACGCAAATCATAGGCCGTCCCCGACATCGGGGCAATTCCACAGGGAAACAGCCCACTCCAGGGCTGACCAGGCCGGAAGCCGTCCCATCGTTGTGCGTCTGCTGGGTACAAGTACGTCCTCCGTTGTAACCCTGTTCGACGGAAAGTATGCCATGGCCGGCGATTCCGAACACCTTCGGGGTTGGTTTGACGGTAGGCTGCCTGGAGTCTTTGTTCTGGCCTGCGTGGTTCGCTTCTCCACTTGAGCGACGTGGCTCCGATGCCGAAAACTGGAGACGCTCTTCCACGCCCTCCACGATCCAGGAAGAACTCGTCGAGAAGCTCGCTGCGCTTCGTCGATTGTCGCCCGGGGTACGCTTCGGGCAGTTGCTCGCAAGCCTCGCCTTCCTCGTCGAGGATCAGACCGACGAGACCCTCCGGGAGATCGAGGACGATTCCCTGCTGGAAGTGATGGAACGCCACCGCGCCGACCTGTTCCGCAGACTCGCCGACGACTAAGCGAACCCCACGGCCGTTCGTTCAGGACGGCTCGAGTCGCGGCACGGGGTACGCCGTCACTTCGGCGTCGATGGTGAGGATCGTCAGCCCGTGTTGAAGGGCCTGAGCGATCAGGAGGCGGTCGAACGGGTCGCGATGCAGGCTCGGAAGACCGGCGAGATGCGACATCGCCCCCTCGTCCACGGGGAGAGCGATGATCTCGTGGACCTCGCGTTCTCGCGGCAGATACTCGGCCGGCGCGTTGGGGAGCGGCAGTTTCCCCAGACCGTGTTTGATAACGGCTTCCCAGATCGAGACGGCGCTCAGGAACACCTCGTTCCCGGGATCCTGGATGGCTTCCAGGAAGGAGGCCGGCAACTTGGGGTCGGCGGTGATGTACCAAAGGAAGACGTGGGTGTCGAGCAGAAGCCGCATCACTCCTCGAACGCCCGAAGCAGGTCTTCCGGCAGCGGATCGTCGAAGTCGTCCGGGACGGTGAACTCCCCCGCGGCCAGGCCGAACGGGCGTGGTCCTCGGGGCGTCGGGGAGACGTCGATGGGCCGGAGTTCCGCCACGGGCCGTCCGCCTCGAGAGATCACCAGGCGTTCCCCCGCCTCGACGCGGTCGAGAAACCGCTTGGGGTCTCGCTCCAGCTCTTGCAGAGTGACGGTTTCCATGTTTCTCATTCTACAGCGGTTTGCTCTGAGACGACAGACGTCGCGCGAACCTGAACGCGACGGCAAAACCCGAAAGGAGCTCCAGGTGCTTGCCCACCGCGGCGGCGAATCGGATGGTCTCCAGCAGGAATACGACCGCAACCTCCGCGAGCAACGCCGCCCCGAGCAGTGATCCCGGCCGACGGACGGTCCACGGAGACGGAGTGTATGGGATACGAAGTCCACATCACGCGGGCCTCGGATTGGGGCGAGTCGGAATCGACGCCGATCACGCTCGACGAGTGGCTGGCGTACGTCGCGTCCGATCCCGAGATGCTACGGACCGATGTCGCCACGAATGGACCCGAAGGTCATCAATACAGAAACGAGGGTCTGACGGCCTGGACGGCATACTCCGGGCACGGCGTCGACGACAACATCGCCTGGTTCGATCTCTTCAACGGCCGCATCGACGTCCTGAGGCCCGACGAGGAGATCATCACCAAGATGAAGGCTGTCGCCCGCGCCCTCAACGCCCGAGTCGTCGACGACTTCGAGGAATGGTTCGACTGACCAGACCTCTCCCCCAAGACGTGCCCCCCGGCTTCCTTATCGGGCGGCGTTCCCGGTAGATTGGATGAAGAATCCGGATCTGGGCGACCACCGCAACGGCCTTCTCCCCTCGCGTGGGAAAGTGGCCCGAAGGGCCGGATGAGGGGGATCGGCGTCGAGTTG
This DNA window, taken from Paludisphaera rhizosphaerae, encodes the following:
- a CDS encoding heavy metal translocating P-type ATPase produces the protein MIRPPSKEIVVAVVALTAIGLHLLLRFGIGVEGTVFGVPWPTVPLLVALACGIPLVLDLAGRLIRFEFSSDLLAALSIVTSVVLGEYLAGTIVVLMLSGGQALEAYAVRRASFALEALAKRMPTLAHHRQDGEVVDVPLADVAVGDSLVVFPHETCPVDGVVLEGRSTMNESYLTGEPYLLPKAEGASVLSGAVNGVGALTIRAEKTAVDSRYAQIMEVMRESERRRPRLRRLADQLGAFYTPLAIGVALAAWALSGDASRFLGVLVVATPCPLLIGIPVAIIGAVSLAARRGIVVKDPAVLEKLDDCQVAVFDKTGTLTYGKPKLTEAVLAPGFGRDEVLTAVASLERYSRHPLASAVIEAAEEAGLPLEEAVRVAERPGEGLVGEILGRSVRVTGRKKLAATSPEAAALLPPPAGGLECVALIDGRYAATFRFLDEPRAEGGSFISHLKPRHGFRRVLLVSGDRESEARRLAEKVGIDEVHADCSPEQKLELVREITRRAETLFMGDGINDAPALTAATVGIAFGPGSDVAAEAAGAVVLESSLERVDELLHIGKRMRAIALQSAVGGMALSLIGMGVAAAGYLPPVAGAISQEVIDVLAVLNALRASTPPRTLTDYEVNPADVR
- a CDS encoding vWA domain-containing protein encodes the protein MLDKVKLGDFLRGWAERLGSSESTRSTTTVTAGLISLTIHALFLAGLAFAGHQVHEVAQTTFSSEVYEPSALEPLKTDSTLQDIDQSDERPVLEASGSFAPILATSNVQGAASAASPATADEALAALDMGRRDLTRAMDMIAPSAMTLGKNFAIEGNGAEHVTGVEGAVDRIAVEIVRRLEQGRTLVAWAFDASLSLEAERKRLAKHIETIYTHINQLDANRLAADDGLLTTVVAFGQARKAMTPKPTGDVSLVREAIASIQADTSGEEHTFGTVAEIVTKFGRYKSSKGDSYNLMVIVVTDEVGDDQEKLEPTIEAAVKREVPVYVLGSQALFGRAQREMDYYDPKTKQMFRGLKVDAGPESVAIEQIRLPFWYGGPQYDVLESGFGPWGLSRLASATGGIYFVSRFDGAKMGFDASVMKEYRPDWESKRAYEADVSRSPLRRAVIDASLITQQNLPGMPTLIFPPIDAPNFKDVLQNNQVIAERTAYTVDEAIAPINAVVKYRDRETSRRWQAHFDLIRGRLLAMKVRCYEYNFACAQLVKDPPKFQNSKSNAWRFVPDAQIRYSDKAAAAAKEAQALLQRVVDEHPETPWALLAARELKNPLGFKPVEAYLQPPRPRDESAAAKKKAMNKSAEMKPAEPPRL
- a CDS encoding type II toxin-antitoxin system VapC family toxin is translated as MRLLLDTHVFLWYITADPKLPASFLEAIQDPGNEVFLSAVSIWEAVIKHGLGKLPLPNAPAEYLPREREVHEIIALPVDEGAMSHLAGLPSLHRDPFDRLLIAQALQHGLTILTIDAEVTAYPVPRLEPS
- a CDS encoding type II toxin-antitoxin system Phd/YefM family antitoxin — its product is METVTLQELERDPKRFLDRVEAGERLVISRGGRPVAELRPIDVSPTPRGPRPFGLAAGEFTVPDDFDDPLPEDLLRAFEE